One Coleofasciculus chthonoplastes PCC 7420 DNA segment encodes these proteins:
- a CDS encoding alpha/beta fold hydrolase codes for MTTSVLERNHINILGEGTQTIIFAHGFGSDQTAWRHQVAAFASDYRIVLFDHVGAGKSDFSAYSPHRYSSLYSYAEDLLEICHELKLTNSILVGHSVSGMISLLAALIDPSCFSQLIFVGASPRYLNDVGYVGGFDQSDLDALYGAMSANYYAWVSGFASMVMGNPERPELATEFANTLTAIRPDIAQAVARVIFQSDHRKELPRLNVPTLILQSSDDVAVPPEVGQYMSDNIPESQLINIKAWGHLPHLSAPDTVTQAIAACL; via the coding sequence ATGACCACAAGTGTATTAGAACGCAATCATATCAATATCCTCGGTGAAGGTACTCAGACGATCATCTTTGCCCATGGCTTTGGTTCAGATCAAACCGCTTGGCGTCATCAAGTCGCCGCCTTCGCCTCTGACTATCGGATTGTCCTTTTTGATCATGTCGGTGCTGGAAAATCCGATTTTTCTGCCTATAGTCCCCATCGCTACAGTAGCCTCTATAGCTACGCCGAGGACTTGCTGGAAATCTGTCATGAGTTAAAACTTACAAACTCCATCTTGGTGGGTCACTCAGTCAGTGGTATGATTAGCTTGCTAGCTGCACTCATCGATCCCTCATGCTTCAGCCAGCTTATTTTTGTTGGTGCATCTCCTCGGTATCTCAACGATGTGGGATATGTGGGTGGGTTTGATCAGTCTGACCTAGATGCACTCTATGGAGCGATGTCAGCAAACTACTATGCTTGGGTGAGTGGTTTTGCCTCAATGGTGATGGGAAACCCTGAACGTCCGGAACTGGCAACGGAATTTGCGAATACTCTGACGGCTATTCGTCCAGATATTGCCCAAGCCGTTGCTCGAGTTATATTCCAGTCGGATCACCGGAAAGAGTTACCGCGCCTGAATGTACCGACTCTGATTCTACAATCGAGTGATGATGTTGCTGTACCTCCAGAAGTTGGTCAGTATATGTCAGATAACATCCCTGAGAGTCAGCTAATCAATATAAAAGCATGGGGTCATTTACCTCACTTGAGTGCGCCAGATACCGTAACACAAGCGATCGCGGCTTGTCTTTAG
- the accC gene encoding acetyl-CoA carboxylase biotin carboxylase subunit: MDFAKILIANRGEIALRILRTCEEMGIATVAVHSTIDQHALHVQLADEAICIGEAPSSKSYLNIPNIIAAALTRNATAIHPGYGFLAENARFAEICADHQISFIGPSPEAMRAMGDKSTAKETMQRAGVPTVPGSEGLLSSEREAITLAKDIGYPVMIKATAGGGGRGMRLVPDESAMSRLFQAAQGEADAAFGNPGLYLEKFIVRPRHIEFQILADSYGNVIHLGERDCSIQRRHQKLLEEAPSPALTPELREKMGTAAVMAAKSINYVGAGTVEFLLDAMGNFYFMEMNTRIQVEHPVTEMISGLDLIAEQIRIAQGEPLKLTQDQVKLQGHAIECRINAEDPDRNFRPQPGRISGYLPPGGPGVRMDSHVYTDYEIPPYYDSLIGKLIVWAPNRDAAIRRMKRALRECAITGVATTLSFHQKILETPAFLSGDVYTNFVEQMMATAQS; this comes from the coding sequence ATGGACTTTGCCAAAATCTTAATTGCCAATCGTGGGGAAATTGCCCTGCGAATTCTCCGAACTTGTGAAGAAATGGGAATTGCCACCGTTGCCGTTCACTCGACCATCGATCAACACGCCCTCCATGTACAACTGGCGGATGAAGCTATATGCATCGGTGAAGCGCCCAGTAGCAAAAGCTACTTGAATATTCCTAATATTATCGCCGCCGCCCTGACGCGCAACGCCACCGCCATTCATCCCGGCTATGGTTTTTTGGCAGAAAATGCCCGATTTGCCGAAATTTGCGCCGATCATCAAATCTCTTTTATCGGTCCGTCACCTGAAGCGATGCGGGCGATGGGGGATAAATCCACCGCCAAGGAAACCATGCAACGGGCAGGAGTACCCACCGTACCCGGAAGTGAGGGATTGTTGAGTAGTGAACGAGAAGCCATCACACTTGCCAAAGACATCGGTTATCCGGTGATGATTAAAGCCACAGCAGGCGGTGGCGGACGAGGGATGCGTTTGGTTCCCGATGAGAGTGCCATGAGTCGCCTGTTTCAAGCCGCCCAAGGAGAAGCCGACGCCGCCTTTGGCAACCCAGGACTTTATCTGGAAAAATTTATCGTCCGTCCCCGCCATATTGAGTTTCAAATTCTTGCTGATAGTTACGGTAACGTGATTCATCTGGGAGAACGAGACTGTTCCATTCAACGGCGTCACCAGAAACTCTTAGAAGAAGCCCCTAGTCCCGCCTTAACCCCAGAACTGCGAGAAAAAATGGGAACTGCTGCTGTCATGGCTGCCAAGTCGATTAATTACGTCGGGGCGGGTACGGTTGAGTTTCTGCTGGATGCCATGGGGAATTTTTACTTTATGGAAATGAATACCCGCATTCAAGTTGAACATCCTGTCACCGAGATGATCTCAGGATTGGACTTAATTGCCGAACAGATTCGGATTGCCCAAGGCGAACCCTTGAAACTGACGCAAGACCAAGTGAAGCTTCAGGGACACGCGATTGAATGTCGGATTAATGCCGAAGATCCCGATCGCAATTTCCGTCCTCAACCGGGGCGGATTAGTGGGTATCTACCACCCGGAGGACCTGGTGTGCGGATGGATTCCCATGTATACACCGATTATGAAATCCCCCCCTATTACGACTCATTAATCGGCAAGTTAATCGTATGGGCACCCAACCGCGATGCCGCGATTCGCCGCATGAAACGCGCCCTGCGTGAATGTGCGATTACTGGGGTTGCCACCACGCTGAGTTTCCACCAAAAAATCTTAGAAACCCCAGCGTTTCTCAGTGGTGATGTTTATACGAATTTTGTTGAGCAAATGATGGCAACCGCCCAATCTTAA
- a CDS encoding YggT family protein: MNTATLATWILSPLLGLAILLFIFRIILTWYPQIDLNRFPFNLVALPTEPFLVPTRKLVPPIGGVDITPIIWVGIVSLLREILVGQQGLLTMIH; this comes from the coding sequence ATGAATACTGCGACACTGGCAACATGGATTCTCAGCCCTTTACTGGGACTGGCTATCTTACTATTCATCTTCCGGATTATCCTGACCTGGTATCCTCAGATCGATCTCAACCGCTTCCCCTTCAATCTGGTTGCTTTGCCCACCGAACCTTTTTTAGTCCCAACCCGCAAACTGGTGCCGCCCATTGGGGGTGTGGATATTACGCCGATTATTTGGGTTGGGATTGTTAGCTTACTGCGAGAGATTCTTGTCGGTCAGCAAGGATTACTGACCATGATCCACTGA
- a CDS encoding STAS-like domain-containing protein gives MKKYNIHDLVGKYCMTLEDGQTVYQLIHPELIADHPVEVDFAGVDFFASPFFNFAIGQLLGDIKPETLNRLLKVSNLNPVGKQVLKAVIENSKRYYSDEYTRKAVDKVVSEQANSL, from the coding sequence ATGAAAAAATACAATATCCACGACCTAGTGGGCAAATACTGCATGACTCTTGAAGATGGTCAAACCGTTTACCAACTCATTCACCCGGAACTGATAGCCGATCATCCTGTCGAGGTAGACTTTGCTGGAGTAGATTTTTTTGCTTCCCCCTTTTTTAATTTTGCCATTGGTCAATTGCTAGGAGACATAAAACCAGAAACCCTCAACCGTTTGCTTAAAGTGTCTAACCTCAACCCAGTTGGCAAACAGGTACTCAAAGCGGTGATTGAGAACTCGAAGCGGTATTACTCAGATGAGTATACTCGCAAAGCAGTAGATAAAGTCGTTAGCGAACAAGCAAATAGTCTTTGA
- a CDS encoding ATP-binding protein yields the protein MKDFERLFQLWQQVNQTDLEVVFDFSGCSFLRQNAVAFLGGLARLIESQEGKVSFNWDTLDNRIRINLQQNGFMHIFGEGVKPWEGNSIPYREDRELDKTGLGDYLSEQWLGRGWVHIDPLLKSRIVSTVWEIYANAFEHGQTKIGVFSCGQHYPNLKELNLTVVDFGVGIPRNVRDFLKQTDLSADETLKWAFEPGTTTKHGIARGIGLDSLKQFVRVNEGKLEIFSHNGYVIIDKTQETYQSSQTFFEGTLVNITLKCDESYYSLDSLNSEPSEEALF from the coding sequence TTGAAAGACTTTGAGCGGCTGTTTCAACTTTGGCAGCAAGTCAACCAGACAGACTTGGAAGTAGTCTTCGATTTCTCTGGATGCAGCTTTCTACGACAAAATGCTGTAGCTTTTCTCGGTGGGTTAGCCCGCTTAATTGAATCCCAGGAGGGTAAAGTTAGCTTCAATTGGGATACACTAGACAATCGAATCCGGATAAATCTTCAACAAAATGGTTTTATGCACATCTTTGGGGAGGGTGTAAAGCCTTGGGAAGGAAACTCCATCCCATATAGAGAAGACCGAGAGCTAGATAAAACGGGTTTAGGGGATTACCTATCTGAACAATGGTTAGGTCGTGGTTGGGTTCATATCGATCCATTATTGAAAAGCCGTATTGTTTCAACTGTCTGGGAAATCTATGCAAATGCCTTTGAGCATGGGCAAACAAAGATTGGGGTTTTTAGTTGCGGACAACACTACCCCAACCTGAAAGAACTGAACCTAACTGTCGTGGACTTCGGAGTTGGTATTCCTCGCAACGTTCGCGATTTTTTGAAGCAGACTGACTTATCAGCAGATGAGACGCTCAAATGGGCATTTGAGCCGGGAACAACCACCAAACATGGTATAGCAAGGGGCATAGGACTTGACTCTTTAAAACAATTTGTCAGGGTGAATGAGGGAAAACTGGAGATTTTCAGTCATAATGGATATGTCATAATTGACAAAACGCAAGAAACGTATCAAAGTAGTCAAACTTTCTTTGAGGGAACACTGGTCAATATCACACTTAAATGTGATGAGTCTTATTACTCACTAGACTCGCTGAACTCTGAACCCAGCGAGGAGGCACTGTTCTAA